From Candidatus Methylomirabilota bacterium, a single genomic window includes:
- a CDS encoding sigma-54 dependent transcriptional regulator: MDNVLVIDDERSIRALVEKVLSESGVDVHGAATGKEGLEMSDELGPEVVLVDLRLPDIDGIHVLRELKTRHPDTAVIMITGFGHIESAVAAMKSGATDYLEKPFQHLDKLRISVRRALEEVKARREIHRLTSREEDKYRTDQLIGESASTRNLREVIGQLARSEAHTILVNGESGTGKELVAKGLHYESARRAFPFMEVNCAAITDTLFESELFGHEKGAFTDAKGTKKGLMEMADRGTLFLDEVGEVSPSGQAKLLRCLQERMFKRVGGTRDIKVDVRVIAATNRSLEAMVKDGTFREDLFYRLNVIPIAIAPLRDRKDDILPLARHFLAEANRTFHKAVKRIAPETEAVMLGYGWPGNVRELKNLIERLVILSTAESIEPHHLPVQFSSLPETRMAAETSMAPRTLAAVERSYMQQVLHQVNGNKSEAAKILGITRQTLRKKLTDA, translated from the coding sequence ATGGATAACGTCCTGGTGATCGACGACGAGCGGAGCATTCGTGCACTGGTCGAGAAGGTCCTCAGCGAATCCGGCGTGGACGTGCACGGCGCAGCGACCGGAAAAGAGGGCCTCGAGATGTCCGACGAGCTGGGTCCCGAGGTGGTGCTGGTGGACTTGCGCCTGCCGGACATCGACGGTATCCACGTGCTGCGCGAGCTCAAGACCCGACATCCGGACACGGCCGTCATCATGATCACCGGCTTCGGCCACATCGAGAGCGCGGTGGCTGCGATGAAGAGCGGCGCCACCGACTACCTCGAGAAGCCGTTCCAGCACCTCGACAAGCTACGCATCTCCGTGAGGCGGGCCCTGGAGGAAGTCAAGGCCCGGCGCGAGATCCATCGGCTCACGAGCCGTGAAGAGGACAAGTACCGCACCGACCAGCTCATCGGCGAGTCGGCGTCGACGCGCAACCTGCGCGAGGTGATCGGCCAGCTCGCCCGCAGCGAGGCGCACACGATCCTCGTGAACGGCGAGAGCGGCACCGGCAAGGAGCTCGTGGCCAAGGGCCTGCACTACGAGAGCGCGCGCCGCGCCTTCCCCTTTATGGAAGTCAACTGCGCCGCCATCACGGACACTCTCTTCGAGAGCGAGCTCTTCGGCCACGAGAAGGGCGCCTTCACCGACGCCAAAGGCACGAAGAAGGGGCTCATGGAGATGGCCGACCGCGGCACGCTCTTCCTGGACGAAGTGGGCGAGGTCTCGCCCAGCGGGCAGGCAAAGCTCCTGCGCTGCTTACAGGAGCGGATGTTCAAGCGGGTGGGCGGCACGCGGGACATCAAGGTCGACGTGCGGGTCATTGCCGCCACCAACCGCTCGCTGGAAGCAATGGTCAAGGATGGCACGTTCCGGGAGGACCTGTTCTACCGCCTGAACGTCATCCCCATCGCCATCGCGCCCCTCCGGGACCGCAAGGACGACATCCTGCCGCTGGCCCGCCACTTCCTGGCGGAGGCGAACCGGACCTTCCATAAGGCGGTCAAGCGGATCGCCCCCGAGACCGAAGCGGTCATGCTCGGCTACGGCTGGCCGGGCAACGTGCGCGAGCTGAAGAACCTGATCGAGCGCCTCGTGATCCTCAGCACCGCGGAGTCGATCGAGCCTCATCACCTGCCGGTACAGTTCTCCAGCTTGCCCGAGACGCGCATGGCGGCGGAAACGTCCATGGCGCCCCGAACGCTCGCGGCCGTGGAGCGCTCGTACATGCAGCAGGTGCTGCATCAAGTGAACGGCAACAAGAGCGAAGCCGCCAAGATCCTGGGCATCACTCGCCAGACGCTCCGAAAGAAGCTCACCGACGCCTGA